Genomic window (Gasterosteus aculeatus chromosome 1, fGasAcu3.hap1.1, whole genome shotgun sequence):
TGACTGGGAGGCTTTTCATGCTCAGTTCGAGCTTTTAGCTCGTGCAAACAGCTGGTCAGATGAACAGAAAGCCCTCCAGCTCGCCCTTTGTTTGACGGATGATGCACTGTCTTGTCTGCTGCTTTTGGACCCGAGTGAGAGGGGTAATTATGGAGCCCTGGCTGGTGCTCTAGGGCGCCGGTTTGGACAATGTTTTCGTTCGGAGCTGCTGCGCTCGGAGCTGCATGGACGTCAGAGGCGAACTGGGGAATCCCTGCGCACGTTGGCAAACGACATCGAAGGACTGACACGACGTGCATACGCGCATATGCCTACGCCAGTGCAAACGGAGCTTGCACGTGATCAGTTCGTCAgggctctctctccatctgatcTGCGGGCTCACACTCAGTTGGCTCGCCCCCAAACCCTGACTGACGCACTGGAGTACGcgctggagagggagatggtCATGAGCGCTGCACAGCACGATGCTTCCCCAATGGTCAGGGCGGTAGGAGAGACAATGTCGGAGCGGCCGCTGTGGGTGGACGAGGTGACCGAGATGATCAGGGGGTTGGCTATGCCCCCTGCCAGGCGTCAACAAACACAGGCCCCGGTGCGGCCACAACAACAGCCGCGCCTCTGCTGGGGGTGTGGCCAAGCTGGACACATGGTGAGGGATTGCCCAGCCTCGACTAAAGCTCTGGGAAACGGCAAGGGGACGCAGTAGACGGGACGCTGCGTGCCCCCACCCTTAAGTCCCGTTCGTCACTGGTTGTGGCCAGCAGCGCCTCTCAGTACAGCATGGGCCAGGGGCAGAATGTGGCTGTGGTGGGAAGGACTTCCATATCGGACTTCTGCCATATTCCCATTTGCATCGAGGGGGTTTCCTGCACCGCCCTAGTGGACACCGGGTCAACGGTCACAGTGGTCCGGCCGGAGGTGGTGCCAGTGGGTacacagctggaggacacagCAGTTCAGCTACGCACAGTAACTGGTGAGCTAGCACCAATGAAAGGGAGAGGGCAGCTGATATTGACTGTGGGGGGACGGAAAATGAGACACAC
Coding sequences:
- the LOC144388958 gene encoding uncharacterized protein LOC144388958 encodes the protein MERSFGRGFCVKKEEEDNEYGYPRPVQVLEGQRFSVDGLGRGMIRELQPPTSAGGPGVATASAEASYTARGELPPGNVHGQNVNKDGGAQGQRVPVSIKTPKYAGKSDWEAFHAQFELLARANSWSDEQKALQLALCLTDDALSCLLLLDPSERGNYGALAGALGRRFGQCFRSELLRSELHGRQRRTGESLRTLANDIEGLTRRAYAHMPTPVQTELARDQFVRALSPSDLRAHTQLARPQTLTDALEYALEREMVMSAAQHDASPMVRAVGETMSERPLWVDEVTEMIRGLAMPPARRQQTQAPVRPQQQPRLCWGCGQAGHMVRDCPASTKALGNGKGTQ